In Zingiber officinale cultivar Zhangliang chromosome 1A, Zo_v1.1, whole genome shotgun sequence, the DNA window CATTTGTTTTAAATTATGATTCCAACAAGCTTTCTTAACTGTCTTTCAAGTTAACTGTTATAGTTTGTGAGGAATTGCAAGCTTTACAAAGTGGCACTGGCATTGCAATCTAGTTGAAAAGAATTTGTTCACATATGAATCTCTGAGCACATGAAGCATTGTTCTCTTTGCTCGTGCAgtcattttcttcttctgccacaCTGCACAAGGTTGAAGACCGAAGCATCTATTATGCTGTTGCAGACAACAAGGGGAATGTGGATGACATTGTTGAATGGCCGTCTGTCACTTTCAATGGGACAAGTGTACCAGAGCTGACTGAGAAATTGAAAGAGGAAACTCACCTTGATGATATAATTGTTTGCACCAGGAATCCACTGAACGGTCAACTAATTCCTCTTCTTCTGCACCTGCCACCAAACAATACTACAATTCATCTTGTGGTCGTTGAAGCCAATTCAAAAGGTGAGTCTTTTGCATCACTGGATTCTTAAGCTTTGCATTTGTTGTGTGTTTAGTTTGATCTGCTCTTGCAGTTTCACTTAGGCCGACTAGTTCAAACTTATTCACCCACTTGATCCGAATGAGTTGACCAATCTAAACGGTCAATCAAACTAGCCCCACTCAATTAGTTCGCTTGCTCAATCTAAACTATCCAATCTGACTTGTCTTACTAGCTCGATTGATCCATTTGACTGGATTCACTCATCTGACCCATTTAACCCAATCAATCTAACTAGTTCGCCTGACCTGCCCAGCCAACTTAATCAGCTTGACCTCACTGTCCAACCCAAGTGGCTCATCTGGCTCAAAAAATCCAATCACGTACTTAATGTATTCAACATGATTGAGGTAATCAACTTGCTCCACCTAACTGATTCAGTAGGCCTGTCTGTGCCGAACAATGATTTGGATGCATGCTTGGTTGGATCAGTTTAGGGTTGTCCTGACCTGATTGTCCCGGGCCTAACAAGCGCCTGATGAGTCCATTTGAATTGCCCAACCTACTAAATTCGCCTAGACCTTTTAGCTCGACCAACTTGCTCGTCCAActgttataatttatatttttaagcattgaataaagtaaaaaataagCATTATTTGAAGAATAAAATAGACAAGGTACTTCAAAAATAGATAATGAATAATTATTTTGAATCACAATTCCATTGAGAATTGGTATTTCAAGTTGTTTTTTCAatgaaatatagaaatatttattgCATGACAATTTATTGAATATAACAATTATTCCTTATAAACAAAACCGACCACTTAGGAGTTCACCTTCTATCCTAGCTTTTTCACTCAGAACTAGATGAATTTTCTGACTTTTTGTTTTTCACTTTGGTAACGTGTATTTGGGTTCACTGGATAAGATAGGGAGCGTTtccttttgttttcattttctcaaaaaacgtatatttttctttttcatagaaaataacttttaaaaaatttctattttcGTATAAACTGATATCACCTTTTCTACCAAATAAATATAAAAGTTATCAACCAaacgatattttttattttatcataaaatgaaaatagaaaatgagtCAACCAAACGCTACCTAAGTCCTTTGCATCATTGGATTTTCTATTCAGTTCTAGATTGTATTCCTTTGCCGAGCTCAATTAATGGGATAAGACTTAATTATTGCTTTTGTTTTAGATTGTATTCCTAATAATTCGTTTCATCCAAATCATTTTTTGTCAAAGATTTACTAAAATCTTAATACTGACTCAACATTCCCCTGTAATTGTTTCACCTAAATTCTGCCATttgatagaaatatataattctgTCCATTCTTCAGTGGCAAAAGATTTCAGCATGTAAAAGGAAGGATTTCAATATTGCTGACAATGAGAACCCATTCACTGTATCTGTCTGGTTGAGCTGCTGTGCATCTTTTGGTCCGTCTATGTCCCTGTTCTGTTCAATTATTGAGGATTGCAAAGATGCTGGAGGATTTCATTCTATTGTTCATTATTTGCTTGACAATCAAGATATCTATACCGACCGACCTGTTATGCATCTTAAGATCATgtgtatcattaaaaaaaaaaagattaatctAAAAACTTTGAGTATGAGTGATCGGTTCAGTCTCACGAAAATTTTCTATTGATCATAagagtaaatcgggaagcacttAGGCGGATGACCTGGAATCCTAGTATCCCTTAGTTGCAAGtcccatttgaagaaaaaatctCTATAAATATACCGTAGTTAGGAATCGAACGAGTGTCGCGTACATGAGAGACAACTTAGAGTCCTCAACATTAAATCTTAGCCTCGGgggaaaaatataataaattactTTACAATCCCTGTTTAAACTACTAAATAGAGATTTCTGTTCCTCTCCTAAAGATACTTAATTTCCTGTGTTTCTTTGGCGTTTTATATTTATGATTCCTATGATTTAACTCAAGTTGAGTTGAAAGAAGTTGATTTAATCCAATCAAGTTGATCAAAATGACTCGAGAACTTTAAAGTATTCAAAATCATTGATAAAGAGTAATGACTATTTTAGAGGATCACTAGGGGTGCAAATATGAAGATATTCAGCATAATTTTCATCCTCGAGAATCATGATCTATGTTCTTCACAAGGCAAGTAACGGAATCCTCCTCCTCCATTTGCATCAGAGCCGTCTTCATCGCTCTCTCCACCTCATACTTTTCCACCTTCCGATCACAGATGCTCACCTCCATCGACCAATCCCGGCCACCGGAACTGCTTCGGACGGCGGTGACCTCCAGCTCCATCTGCTTCAGGCAACGAAGAGCAGAGATCATCGAGTCGATCGTTGATGAAGAATTAGTGACACAAACTTCGATTGAAGGAGCCTTTGGACCCGTCGCAAAATTCCTCAATGCAGCCATCTCGAGCTCCTTGTTTCGCCTCCGGAGCTTCTCCCTCGCCTTCTGCAGCTCCTCCAAGTGCTCCCCTGCCTCCTGAACTATCGAAACCTTGTCTCCCTAATGAGAAATCGATCGCCGATGGAATCGATTATATGAAAGTTAGAaaaaagaataagaagaagaacaAAAAAAATTCGCACCTTTGTTTTAGAAGATAGAATGGAGCGGAGGTCGGCGTAGCTTTGGCTGAGACTCTCCCTCCTCTGCCTCTCTCGCATCATGTCCCGGAATCCCCGACTGCTCTCCGTCCCCGTGTCCGAGCTCTGGCGCATGTTGGTTAAGCATTCAGACGACGGCATGCTGCCGAATGCTCTGTGCTCAGCAATGGCAAATGAGGAAGAAGGTTGCCATGCGGACAGCGGCGCCGGCGAGCTGGGGAATAATTCATTGTGGCTGAGCGGGTCATCGAGCAGGGGCGGCGGCGACAGTGAGAACGTCCAGTGCGGGATATCGTCGGGATTCATGGATGGCTTCTCTGCGTTCGCTTTGTCCCGCGAAATTTAAATTGCGGTTGGGAGGACAGGGAAGAAGGAGGGGGGTCGTCGTCAACGTCTTCGTCGTCAACTCTCGTGTCACGTGTGAATCGTTGCAACATAGTCAACGGGGAGTTAGTTTGACACATTGGTCAACCTGTTCCCATTGACCAGTAACTTTGCATTAAGGCATGGAGATTCATTGGaggttttttaaaaagatttgtgAAATAAAAAagttgaagaaaaaaaaagttcTTAGTCATCGTATCGTAGATACAAGGTTGAAGTTTGTAATTTAAAAGCCatagtaaaatttaaaatccactttttcatcttaaaaataataatatagttgatatcaaaaattaattatgtataaaaatgataataatgtagaatttaaagaaaaattctaaagatattttttattaggaaaataatcatgaatttttatatttttaatatgacaTTGAAATGACAAAgactaaaaaaaaaaacagagcagATGCCTTTAGCAGGTCGGTCGTTTAGTTTTTGCATTTTGTTTGACCAAAGGCTCaaaattttattgattataaATGACTTCAAGAGTTCCTGTCCGCATTTGAAAGGCACAAGTCTACATTTTGAGACACCGTTGACATAACCTACTGGTGTTAGCTGATAGAATCTTGGTCATACACAATAATCTAGTGGATCCGGGTCTAAGTGCTCGACATGTGTTTtgttatttaaataataatataagtTTTCCTACTCGGTTCTTTAGATGAACAGGCGTAGGCAACTCAGGAAAGTTGGTCATGAGCGACGAGTCATTCATATTTCTGGATAAGTTTTTTATAGGACAGTCAAAATTAATgtatttgaaaagttaaattacttgattttttttttttttaaaaaaaaaatcggcGGTAAAAAATAAGCCATTGATTTGGTAAATCAAGGTAGGGACATATCTTTGATGATTCAGGTGGTAAATCAAAATTAAtagtgttttatttttttaatacttttCCAGCCACATCAAAATAGTtgtacagaaaaaaaaaattaaaatcttgaattaaaataaattgttGAACAGCATTGAATTTAAATTGGACAATTAAATCGAATGGGTATGGATATACGTGAAAATAAAAAGTACGTTAATTTAAATCGAGattgatttaaattttatttgtccAAATTATTAACGAACTAAGTGATCAGTTAAATCGATTTGAttgatttaaaatgaattaaattatttttcaggAAACATTTTcgtttttttgtgtttttttctcCAATACCTAGCTCCCACCGTTTCACGCCACCCTCTTTCACATGCCAGCAACTTCACTTAACACACCGCCCTTCTgttctttgtcttcttttctCCTACTCTTTCTCTTCCAACCACTAAACTATAtcctttccttattttcttttcaaCGTCAACCCTAGTTACAGCCTTCTTTTCCAACCAACAACAAACCTCAGTAGCAGCCATTGAAGCTAATCAAGGTCGTCGTCGGAGCCCATCAAAGCAAGCTGAGACCATCGAATAAAGGTTCTCTTTCTTTCCTTTTGCGATATTAGTGTTGGACAAATAATCTGTCAAAAATATTTAGGATTTTATCGAATTTAAATTACATAAAGTTTAATTTATCTGTAGAGATGATCTGAGAAGATAATTTCATACTATCAGTAGGAGTTGATTTTTATTAATTGCTAAGTGCAGATCGAGTTTCGAGTCTGAGCAATAAAGTCCGAACGGACTGATGAGTCGAGTGGCAAGTAGTAGATTGGTCGACTGAGCAGACAGATCGAGCGGACAGTTAGCTTACAGTAGAAGGTAGGGCCGCCTAAAGGCAGAGAGGCTGAGCGATCCAAGCAAGCGGCTGGACGAGTGAGCGACCGGTCCAAGCAAGCGGCTGGACGAGTGAGCAATCGGACGGGCGAGTCGCAAACCAAGTGACCAAACTGTCGAGTGAGTAAGCCAGCGACCGAGAGAGTGACTGGCCGAATAGACCGAGCGAGCGGCCGGGAGAGTGACCGACTGAGCAGACTGGGTGAGTAGCCTCGGCGAGTGAGCGACCGAGCGAGTGTGCGGTTGGACAGGCTTGCAGCCGAGCGGACAAAGAGGTCGAGTGAATGAATGTCCAGTCGATCGGTCAAGTGAACTAAGCGACCAGACGGATGTGTAGCCAACCGGATGAAAATACCGATCAAGTTAGCGGTCGTGCGAATGCAAAGGTCGACTGAGCGAATTGAGCGATCGGACGACCGTGCAGCTGACCGGACAAAAATGCCAACCGAGTTAGCAGTCGAGCGAATGCAAAGGCCGACCAAGCGAATGCAGAATTCGAGAGGGCGGATAGATCGAGGCCTGCGAGGGTCGTAGTTTCTTTGAAACAGATTCGTTCCATCTCCAGCTATGCTTTGAGGTTTCTTTGGGTCGTCTGTTTTCCAAGATACAACGGTGAACTGTGATCCCCACCAAGCATTGATGGTCAATGACTTACGACGAACTGAGAGGTACTCAACTACTATTACGGGCACTCTGCTAAGCAAGAGATACATGATAGAGGAGAAAgggaacgtaggtggagagcttcaactttttgagcgtgtaaccttttgcctgtgatcgcagcctccttatataggagctcagaccaaTATGTAGCGTTAATGAtcgtttaatgatcattattcgccAGCTGTGAAACGCCAACGTTTCACTTGGttgcattaatctttctttaatgcatccgttacataaGAAGAAAAAAGGTTCACGTGGCAAAGTGTTGGttattccacttgggcaaattttgccccgatcGGTTTGACATTCAACGCGCGCAAGTCATGTtcgcacatgagtcaacttggtttagtGCAATCCGTGCCTTGGATTTGCGCCCCCTTGCacacccacgcatgagagagagtctttctccatgcatttgttcacattatcaaagcatgtgaatcaatataaatcaaccaaaatGCCTTAAAACTCTCAATGTGCGACTAAATgatcattcacaatggagcttcttctctcttccacctcttctctattcacatatatccaacaatcctccacatgaaTGGatatagggtatgtgatagcattcaacagttgaaTCCAGTATAGGACAAGTAGgtttttaccctttgaaccttccgttGTGAAGATCTGTTTGCTTACTGGCTGACAGTAGACGTGATATCCTCGAACTATTCTGTCATctgtgtaagcattgacatatcacacccaagactctccctaatacaactcagttctcatgagtatgTTCGTTCTTGGCTATGAACACACCTGATtctgtgagaagttctaagaattgtgcttccaattctcttcgaaacgaccccacttctttctcacataggtgatctcttaagagtattccacattactcttcttggatcattaaaagttgtgtgcttaacctccatccttcactgattcATTGGGTCATTCACCCACAGTGAGCAACTTTGTCGGTATAATTAAGTTAtctctttgaacctagttcttgggatctctagtCTGCATAGGTTAGATTTAATTTCCTTTGCACCAACATTTCTTATCGGCATCAAACCCATCCCTtgcgatgagcttgcaactaactctcggtTTAACCCCTCGGTTAACAGATCCGCTAAGTTATCCTTTGACTGCACATAGTCAATAACGATAACTCTCGTTGAGATTAGttatctaatgatattatgtctaTGATGTATATgtttagacttaccattatacagatgacttTATGCCCGATCGATTACTGATTGACTATCACAATTTATGAAAATTGTCGGTACAGGTTTTGCCAtcttggaatatcttctaagaattgtcgtagtcattcaacctcttcaccacatttgtcaagagctacaaactcagattctatCGTGAATCTGGTTATTatcgtttgcttagaagatttccaggataTGACTGCATCTCCAAGAGTGAATATATATCCACTAGTAGACTTAGaatcttttatgtcagatatccaactcgcatcactatatccttcgatcacagcaggatattgTTGGTGCCGGAAACATCTGACGATCAAACCCGTGTTtttataatggcaaaggattcaaagttaagttagtttgtgatctaacagtttgaatgagcttgcaggaaagtcctaagtgtgcttaggcaaaagtcctaactgcagttaggcaggtggaaaaccctaggggatggtaaccctagtgttggttggtcctaggaagattgtaccggttacactatataaaaattttgtacaagtgtcgaacctttcctaaacagcctattgtgttctttagaaattaaattaggaatcacaaacgaaacttaacattattgatttcaaatttaacttatctgttcttaatggtttagacttggatcgcaagcggaacttaacactattgatccaaatccacctatgttataaattcaattaaatattaatttctaaaattggcttccaggttaaacatggcgagacactaggacttcttggatatgggagcaaccaccacttcctaaacaaagccttttaaggaaagctaatatttaatttccttatataactctaggtttaaccaaaaagaacaatcgaatcataaattcgaaaaataaaataaaagaaacacaaattcgaaataaatccgaaaactctagaatcatatgcctcttgtgtttggtattttcaaaaataactattcaaagaaaactagtataatgcggaaaataattactagttatgtctttctttgtaagcaaataacctcttgatcttctaccgtattcctcttctaatctcgggcgttgtgtgggcaacgatcttccgagacgagaaccaccaaactccttcttctccaagctagattcggccaccatcaattctccaagagaagtagaggtccgaccaccaccaccaagctccaagggatgctagaaacaaagcctcctttctctccttcttctcctagctagaaccgaccaccatcaccaactccaaaagaaagatgaaaccggccactaaagaagaagagaagaggagagggagaacctctagggccggccacaccaaagaggaaaagagaggaagaaaaagaatagagttgttctcaCGAAGGCACCTCTAATCCCTCTTtgataatccttggtcttgacaaataaggaaatttaaataaaatattccttaattcctttgccatgaaaatataaaatttaattaattaaaattaaaatccttttcttaattataatggccagccactttaatctccaaaacaaggagagttttaattaacacaagaattacaactttctaatttgtttccggaaatttataaaaaatttctccaataatttttcccttcatggtggtttgtaaaaaggaaattttataaattaaaatctttcttttaaacatgtggatgatttccaaaaaggaaagttatctctaaaaattaaaatcttttttcaatttacaaataaggaaagatatcaaatcttttcttaatttttttagaaacttataaaagaaatatttaatttttaaactctcttttaaatcatgaacatggttaaaaaggaaagttttctcaaaattaaaatctacctttcaatctacaaataaggaaagatttcaaatttttttcttaatcttttgtagaaagctataaaaggaaagatttaaattttaaactctcttttaaaaccatggaatccacataagaaaaatttgtaaataaaatctcttttaatgtgatgtggccgaccacatcatgc includes these proteins:
- the LOC122006435 gene encoding transcription factor BHLH148-like; translated protein: MNPDDIPHWTFSLSPPPLLDDPLSHNELFPSSPAPLSAWQPSSSFAIAEHRAFGSMPSSECLTNMRQSSDTGTESSRGFRDMMRERQRRESLSQSYADLRSILSSKTKGDKVSIVQEAGEHLEELQKAREKLRRRNKELEMAALRNFATGPKAPSIEVCVTNSSSTIDSMISALRCLKQMELEVTAVRSSSGGRDWSMEVSICDRKVEKYEVERAMKTALMQMEEEDSVTCLVKNIDHDSRG